A genomic segment from Bacteroidales bacterium encodes:
- a CDS encoding GIY-YIG nuclease family protein, translating to MKFGKTIKLFLIDGDTNGRLTCELSNWTGKAYKIPRNSIRNCTDRPELQTTGVYMLMNRNTDLSEKGQIYIGEAEDIFRRLSQHIKEKDFWNDAIVFISKDDNLNKAHIKYLENRLYEIARHANRYNVINSQTPTQSGISESDKAEMEEFLSNILTLVSTLGFNAFEQIRQFAKKEDLETAKDLFYISAVRGASGIGKTTSEGFVVFKNSQIADPVTNSYPKTMQKLRDTLLSEGVIIKKDNKLILDQDYLFSSSSSAVMIIMGRSANGLTEWKLKSGKTLQDYEIGEND from the coding sequence ATGAAATTCGGTAAGACAATTAAACTTTTTCTGATTGACGGTGATACAAACGGTCGATTGACTTGTGAGTTGTCAAATTGGACGGGAAAAGCATATAAGATTCCAAGAAATTCGATTAGGAATTGTACAGATAGACCAGAATTGCAGACAACAGGTGTTTATATGCTCATGAACAGGAATACAGATTTGTCAGAAAAAGGACAGATTTATATTGGCGAGGCTGAAGATATTTTTAGGAGACTCTCTCAACATATAAAGGAAAAAGATTTTTGGAATGACGCAATTGTTTTTATAAGCAAGGATGACAATTTAAATAAAGCTCACATTAAATATCTCGAAAATAGACTTTATGAGATAGCAAGACATGCAAATAGATACAATGTGATAAATTCCCAAACACCAACTCAGTCAGGTATATCTGAGTCAGATAAAGCTGAAATGGAAGAATTTCTTTCAAACATTTTGACTTTGGTTAGTACTCTTGGATTTAATGCTTTCGAACAAATAAGGCAATTTGCCAAAAAAGAGGATTTAGAAACTGCAAAAGATTTGTTTTACATATCCGCAGTAAGAGGAGCAAGTGGGATTGGAAAGACTACCTCGGAGGGTTTTGTTGTTTTTAAAAATTCACAAATAGCAGACCCTGTGACAAATTCTTATCCAAAGACAATGCAAAAACTGAGAGATACTTTATTGTCAGAGGGCGTTATCATAAAAAAGGATAATAAACTGATTTTAGATCAAGATTATTTATTTAGTAGTTCATCTTCAGCTGTCATGATTATTATGGGGCGTAGTGCAAACGGGCTGACTGAGTGGAAATTAAAATCGGGTAAAACATTACAAGATTATGAGATAGGTGAAAACGATTAA